In Mesorhizobium sp. J428, the genomic window GAGACAAGTGGCTTAGACCGGCAATGCTGAATCTAGTATGGGTGCGGACATTTCTGGCCCTGGTGAAGCATAAGAGCTTTCAAGCGTCCGCGGAATATCTTCTGATCGCTCAGCCGACGGCCTCATCACATATCCAGAAGCTTGAGGAGCAGCTGGGTGTCCTGCTATTCCATCGCTCCCGAACGGGGTGCGAGCCGACCCGGGAAGCGATGAACTTTCTGCCTTATGCCCAGAGCATCCTTCGGGTTAACGAGCGTGCGCTCGCCGCGGTCTCTGGGGAGCGACTGCGGATCGGCGCCAGTTCCAATATCGGAATCTATCTGCTGCAGCCCTATGTCCGGTCATATCTCGAAGGCCGCGATCCAACGGCCTTTGATATGGTGATTGACCGCAATCCGTCCATCGTCGAGAAACTGGAGAATGTCGAAATAGATGTGGCCGTGTTGGAATGGTGGGACAACCGCGACGGCTGCCAAGTCGAGCGCTGGAGAAGCGAGCCCGTCGTCGTCATCGTTCCGCCCGACCATCCATTGGCGTCTCAAGACCAGATTGATCCGGCTCAGTTATCCGCATTTGAGCTTCTCGGCGGCGAGCCTGGCACCGGGACCGGGCGGATGCTTGCGAAATATTTCGGCGATCACGCTCAAATGCCGCGGGTTTCCCTACAGTTAGGTAGCACCGAGGCTGTCAAGCAGGCGGTAAAGGCTGGAGTTGGCATCTCTCTAGTTCTGGCGTCAGCCGTATCGGACGAGGTGCGGGCCGGAAGCCTGCGTGCCTTACCCTTCCCGGACCCGCCGCTACGAAAAGACCTGTTTGTCGCTTGGCGCACCGGCATTTCGGGCATGCCTATACCGGCCTTCGCCCAGCATCTATTGAATGCTCACTGCAATTGAGACGGTATTCACCCGCTGACGTCAGCGCCTCTCGAATCGGCTCTATGCGCGTTTTGTTGGTCGTGAACGCGCATTTCGCACGGTCTCAGCGGTCGCTCAACCGGTTCGATGATTGAGTCAGGAGCTTAATTTAAATGCGCCGTCAAAGAGCGTGGGTACGGGCGATCTGTTTTCGCATGCGCTCTCCGGTCGGCTAAGGGCGGCCTAGCTCCGTCAACCCAAATCATGGTTCGTGTTTCTTAGTCGATCTGGCTAGCTTCTCCTGTGGCGAATGTCCGCAAAGTCGGCAATCCAGCCGCCCCGGGCAACCAATCGAAAAGGCAGAATTCCACCCACCGCGACGTTCCTGCCTTCTGCCGAGAAAGGCCGCAGTGGGTCATAGGTGTGCGTTCAACCGAGGGCGACCGAACTTCCGCTTGGGGTCGGAACCGGTATTCCGCTTAGGGTAAAGCCACTAGAACAGCTTCAGGCGGAGCCATCACCTTCAGCACCGCTTCGCGTCGCACTGCTGGCTGGAGACGCCCCTCGTTGACGAGCACGGCCGCCCTTCGCCTTACGGCTGCGCCAACCGCGATCCGAACGGACGAAGGCTTCCAGCATGTGCGGAATTAGGGCTGCGGTGTCCACGGGTTCGTAGAGCCGGCTGTGCTCGGCCGCATACTGATCGAGTTCCTCCTTGAGAGGCTCCGGCAGGATGATGGTCATGCGGACGACGCCAACCTTCGGCAGCCGACCGAGCCTCAGATCCGGCATTGTTCACCTCCTGCTTGTGAGACAAAGACATGTTGACTGTTCAGATAATCGGCGTAGGCGACGAGGTCGCGATGCACTGCGGCGGGAAGCTCGATGGTGAGTTTGACCGGCCGGTCGTCGGCAATGGGGCCGAGTTTCAGTTTTGCCATGGATCATCCGCCATAGGGTTCGAGGACAAGGTCGCGCGTAACGATCACGCGGACGGGAAAGCCGGGCCGGATGGTGAGCGTCGGCCTAATTTGCAACTGGCGCTGGACGATCTGCTGACCGGCGTCGTTGATGGTGTCCTGCGCACCGCCGCGAATTGCGCTGATCAGGCGATCGTTGTCGTCGGCGGCCAGTTCCGTCCCGACGCCGAGCAGGGTCGAGAGTGCAGCCGCCTTGGCGATGTCCCACCAGTGATAGTCGACGCCGTCCTCAAGCCCGGCATAGCCTTGCGTGTCGGCTCCAGATTGACGTTCCAGCACAATGGAACGCCCGTTCGGAAAGATCAGCCGGTTCCAGACGAGCAATACCCTGCGCTGGCCGAAGCCCACATCATTGCTGTACTCGCCGATGATGCGGGTGCCCTGGGGGATCAGGAGCATGCTGCCCGTCGGACTGTCATAGATGTGCTGGGTGACCTGCGCGGTGATCTGTCCGGGCAGATCGGAGCGAATGCCGGTGATGAGCGCGGCCGGAATTACGGACCCGGCCTGTAGCACGTATGGCGATGCCGGCGGCATGACGCGATCGGGCGCAACGGTGCGCCGGTCCACGGGACCGCTGAGGAATGCGATATCGCTGTTCTGAGCGGCGGGCGGCTGACCGCCGAGAATGAGACCGACGGTTTCGGGCGTAGGCGTAGCATTCGCCGTGGCCGGGGCGGTCTGGAAGAAGACCCGGCTGGTGCGCGCCGCCTCTTCTTCGGCAAGGCGTCGTTGCTCTTCCGGATCGACCGCCGGCGTGTTCATCGTGGGTGGGACGACGGGCCGCCCACGCTCCTGGGCGTCGAGGATCGGCCGGCCGAGATCACCAGGCAAGGCGGGGCCGAGCACCGGGCCGGTATAGTCGCGGGGCAATTCGTTGAGCCCATCCGCGGTGCTGCGGTTCTCGGTCGAATAAAGCTCTTCGCTGCCAACTCCGTCCTCCGGGCTCTGAAGCGCATAGATGAGCGCACCACCGACGCCGAGCGCGGCGACGAGGCCGATGCCGGCCAATACCCGGCGCGAGAGCCGCGTGACGCGCGGAGGATTGCCGCGCAGCCGCATCGGTTCGGCCGTGTCGGCGGGCGATGCGGTGAGCGGAGCGCTTTCGTCTTTATTGTCATCGATATCGTTCATGACGCAGGCCTCCCGTCGATTCGCACGATCCTGACGGTCTGCTGCCGGTCGCCGCTGCCGAGACGCAGCTCGGCGGCCGCGAAGATACGGTCCACGATCAGGATGTTGCGATAGATGCGGCTGTTGACGATCTCCGGCTCTCCATCGGAGCCGAGCACGAAGAGCGGCGGCATCTCGCCTTGTACGATTCCGGCGGGGAAGACGATGTAGACCCGTCGCCCGTCATCGAAGACCGACACCGGCCGCCAGGGCGGGCTGTCGCCTTGCAGGCCGTAGCGATAGTGTCGCGCCGAGGTTGCTGGAATGGTCGGGGTGGCCGGCGTTGCGCGCTGTGTGGCCGGCGGCTGCGGATAAGCCCAGGCGACCGCCGGCATGTAAGGTTCCTCTTCGGCGCGCAGTTCGATCATATACGTGCGGCGATCGGTGGTGACGACGAGGTTGGTCGTGATGTCCGGACGCGTGGGCTTGACGAGGATATGGACGCGCCGTGTCGCGCCGGAACCGCTTGTCGTGTCGCCGATGATCCATCGCGCGGTATCGCCGGCGGCGATCGGTCCCGCGCCGGTGAGGGCCTCGCCCGGCTCGAGCGCGATGTTGGTGATCTGGCCTGGCGACGCATAGACCTGATAGAGCGCGCCTTCGCTCCAGGGATAGATCTGGATCGCGTTGTAATAGCCTTCCCGGCGGGGTTCGATACGCGCGGCCGCATTGGCGCTCTCGACCTGGCCGGTCGGCGTGGACGCATCCGTGCCGCCTCGTGCAACCGTCCATGCCGGTGGCGTATGGAGCGCCCGCGGCCGTTCGTCCGTGCTTGGTCTCTGCACCGTGGGCAGCGGCGGCACGCTGTCGTCGTAGCTGATTTGCGGTGGGCGGTAGGTGGCGCATCCGGCAAGCGTGGAGGCGGAAAGCAGCACAAACATCAGTACGGATTTACGGAAAACCGGAAGTGCGGGTTTGCGGAAGATCGTGCTCATTGGCTCATCTCCCGCGACCAGTTGATGGCGTTGACGTAGATGCCAAGCGGGTTGGCGCGCAGCTTCTCGGCGTCGCGCGGCGGCTGGATGACGATGGTCAGGATCGCCGTCCATCGCTCCGTGACGGAGAGCTGCCCGTTCTCAAAATGCCGCTCCGTCCAGGCCACCCGGAAGGAGTTCGGCGAAGCGCGGATGACGCTGGAGACCTCGACGGAGACTTGGTTTTGTCCCACGCGCGTGAAGGGATCGTTGGCCCGCGCATAGTCATTGAGCGCGAGCGCCCCGCGGTCGGTGGTGAACTCGTAAGCGCGCAGCCAGTTCTGACGGACCACGATCGCGTCGGCGGGGATCGAACGCACCTGCTCGATGAAGCGCGCCAGATGAAACGCGATCTGCGGATCGGTGGGCTGGTAGTCGGCAGTGGCAGGCGCGACGGCCTGCGCCTGGCCGAGATTGTCGACCTGCACCACCCAGGGCACGATTGAACCTGTGGCGGACTGCCAGACGAGCGCCGCCGCGAGGCCGCCGGAGAGGATCAGCGAGCCGAACGCCATGCATCTCCAGTTGCGCGCCTGCACGCGGGCCGAGCCGATGCGCTCGTCCCAGACCTGGGCTGCACGCTGATAGGGCGTTTCAGGCCCGGGAGATTTGCCGTAGTGGGTCGAGGATCGTTTGAAGAAGCTCATGAGCGGTTCCCTTCGGAGAGATTGACGGAGCTGGCGCCGCCATGGCTGTCGCCGGATCGCACGGCATGGGCAGTGGCCTGGACGCCATGGGAGAGCCGCTGAGAGCGCTTCATGCGCTTGGCCCAATCCGGAGGACTGTCGGAGGCGGATGAGGGGGATGGTGCAGCCGCGGCGGTTGCTGCACCGCCCGCATTGCCTACAGTGCCGCCCGTCGTCTCGAAGGCGGCTCGCCCGCCGGCTTGAAAGCTCTGCCTCAGGCTGCCGGAGGCGTTGGCGCTGGCGCGCCGCAGTGGAGAGACGGCAGCGCGCGCGCCTGTGCTCGCTACAGCGCCGAGCCCAGAGGCGACGCCTGCGGCGCCCGACTGACCGGCCGAGCCAAGGCTGTAGGCGGTCGCCGCCCCTCCCGCCGCGGCGACGCCGCCGCGAGCAGCGGCCGCCGCTCCGGAGAGCGCCACACCGCCGCCACGCGCTGCCAGACCAGCGGCACCCACGCCGGCGAGCGCGGCGCCGCCGACGGCAAGGCCGGTGCCGACTGCGGCCCCGGCACCGAGCTGCGGTCCGCCGGACACGATTCCGTTCGCGATGCCTGGTCCGAAGATTCCGAGCCCGAGCAGCGACAGCGCGGCCAGCACCACGGCCATGGCCTCGTCGATGGTCGGGGTGACACCGCCGAAGCCGGCGGTGAACTGCGAGAACAGCGTCGAGCCGATGCCGATGATGACGGCGAGCACCAGTACCTTGATGCCGGACGAGATCACATTGCCGAGCACGCGCTCGGCCATGAAGGCGGTCTTGCCGAAGAGGCCGAAGGGAATGAGGACGAAGCCGGCAAGCGTGGTCAGCTTGAACTCGATCAGGGTGATGAAGAGCTGGATGGAAAGGATGAAGAAGGCGAGAAGCACCAGCGCCCAGGCGAACAGCAGGCAGGCGATCTGGATGAAGTTCTCGAAGAAGGCGACCCACCCCATCAGGTCTGAGATGGATTCGAGCAGCGGCCGCGCGGCATCGAGCCCGGTCTGGGCGACGCGGCCGGGCCGCATCAGATCGGCGGCCGTAAAGCCGGTGCCCGACGCCATCAGGCCGAGGCCCGCGAAGCTCTCGAAGACGATGCGGGCGAGATTGTTCCAGTTGCCGATGATGTAGGCGAAGACGCCGACGAACAGGGTCTTCTTGACCAGACGGGCGATGATGTCGTCGTCGGCGCCCCATGACCAGAAGAGCGCGGCCAGCGTCACGTCGATGACGATCAGCGTCGTGGCGATGAACGCCACTTCGCCGCCGAGCAGGCCGAATCCGCTATCGATATAGCTGGTGAATACCCCGAGGAAATTGTCGATGACGCCCGTCCCGCCCATGGATCACTGATCCTCGTTATCGCGTTGGACGGAATCGGAGGGTGAGCGGCCGAGGAACCGGTCGCGGGTCTCGGCCCAGACGCGGAGACATTCGGGTTCGTTCGCGGCGGCCTCGCCCATTTGCTGACAGCGGCGCTGTTCCGCGCGCAGCGGGTCGGCGGAAGGCGCCAGCGCTGGTGTGGAGACCGGTCGCACCGGTTCGTCCTTGCGCGTCAGCTCGATCACCGTCGCCGTGATGGCGAAGGCGACGAAGACGATCGCTCCGATCCGCACCAGATTTTTGCCTTCCATTTCTTCCCCCTTTCCGGTCGTCTGGCTCGTCAGTTGCCGTTGTTGAACATCTGCGCGTTGCCGGGCTGGTAGCCGGTGCCCGGCGTGAGGAAGCGCTCGCGCTGGATGCGGCCCTGTTCGGCCGCGGCTGCGCGCTCGGCATCGGTCAGCGCCTGTGCCCGGCCGTTTGCGGCAATGACGGCGGTGAGGTCGGCGAGCTGCTGGGCCTGAAGTGCGAGGAGCTGGTTGCCGGCTTGTGTCGCCTGCAAGGCGCCGGTCGCGCCCTGGCTCTGACCGACCAGCGCAGACATCTGGGCGCGGTTGGTCTCGATATTGCCCACCACGCCGGCCTGGACGCGCATGGCGTCCTGCAGACCGCCGACGGTGTTCTCCCAGCGCGAGCGCGCATCGGCGACGAGCTGCTGTTCCGACGTGCTCAGATCGATGTTGCGGTAATTCTGCTGGAACGCCTGGTCGATCTGTTGGACGTCGAAGGCGATGTTCTGGGCCTCTTGGAGCAGGGATTGCGTTCGGCCCACCGCCTGCTGGAGCTGCTGGAGGGACGAGTGAGGCAGGCTCGCGAGGTTGCGGGCCTGGTTGATGAGCATCTGCGCTTGGTTCTGCAGCGAGGTGATCTGGTTGTTGATCTGCTCGAGCGCCCGCGCCGCCTGGAGCACGTTCTGCGCATAGTTGGTGGGGTCATAGACAATCCACTGTGCCTGCGCCGGCGGCGCCAGCACCATCGGCAACGCCGTGATCGGCGCGGCGATCAGAGCGGCGGCAAAGCGGGCCGCACGTGTGTGAGGTTTACGGGTCTTCATGGCAGGGTCTCCTTTTCGGCTTGGGGGATGAGATTGCTGAGGTCGGGAATGAGGTCGGCGGCCCAGTCGGCGCCGCGATGGCGGAGCCAGGCGCCGAGGAATTCGTCACGACCATGTTCGGTGAGGATGCGGGCGATGGCGGTTTGATCGGTCTTGGCGGAGGTGGCGCAGAGCGCGAGCGCCACTTCGCTGAGCCCCAGCTCGAACAGCCGGTTGCCGCGCCGCGACTGGCAGTAGTAGTCGCGCTTGGGCGTCGCCCGGGCGAGGATCTCGATCTGCCGGTCATTGAGGCCGAAGCGCCGGTAGATCGCGGTGATCTGAGGCTCGATCGCCCGCTCATTGGGCAGGAGCAATCGCGTTTGGCAGCTCTCGATGATGGCGGGCGCAATGGGGGAGCCGTCGATGTCGCTGAGGCTCTGCGTGGCGAAGACGACGGACGCGTTCTTTTTTCTGAGCGTCTTCAGCCACTCGCGGAGCTGACCGGCGAAGCCTTCGTCGTCCAGCGCCAGCCATCCCTCGTCGATGATGATGAGCGTCGGCGAGCCGTCGAGCCGATCTTCGATGCGGTGGAAGAGGTAGGCGAGCACCGCAGGCGCCGCCCCGGTGCCGATCAGGCCCTCGGTCTCGAAAGCCTGCACGGACGCCTTACCGAGATGCTCGACCTCCGAATCGAGCAGACGGCCATAGGCGCCGCCGACGCAATAGGGCTTGAGCGCCTGCTTGAGGTCGTTGGATTGAAGCAGCACCGCAAGGCCGGTGATCGTGCGTTCTTCGACAGGCGCCGAGGCGAGCGAGGTCAGCGCCGTCCAGAGATATTCCTTCACCTCTGGCGTGATCTCGACGCCCTCGCGCATGAGGATCGCCACGACCCAGTCGGCGGCCCAGGCGCGCTCGGCCGTCTCCTCGAGGCGGGAGAGCGGTTGCAGCGAGACACTGTGCTCATCGCCTTCGGTCAGGCCGCCACCGAGATCGTGCCAGTCGCCGCCCATGGCAAGTGCTGCGGCGCGGATCGAGCCGCCGAAATCGAAGGCGAAGACGTGGGCACTCGCATAGCGGCGGAACTGCAGCGCCATCAGCGCCAGAAGCACGGACTTGCCCGCGCCGGTCGGACCGACGACGAGCGTGTGCCCGACATCGCCGACATGAAGGGAAAACCGGAACGGGGTCGAGCCCTCGGTCTTGCCGAACAGCAGTGGGGGCGCTGCAAAGTGCTCGTCCCGTTCCGGCCCCGCCCACACAGCACTCAGGGGGATCATGTGGGCGAGATTGAGCGTGGAGATCGGCGGCTGGCGGACATTGGCGTAGACATGTCCGGGCAGCGAGCCGAGCCAGGCATCCACGGCGTTGATGGTTTCGGGCATCGCGGTGAAGTCGCGGCCCTGGATGACCTTCTCGACGAGGCGCAGCTTCTCGTCGGCGACACGCGGGTCGGCATCCCACACCGTCACCGTCGCTGTGACATAGGCGACGCCGGCATAGTCCGCGCCAAGTTCCTGAAGCGCGAGATCGGCGTCCGCCGCCTTGTTGGAAGCGTCGGTGTCCACCAGCACCGACGCTTCGTTGGTCATCACCTCTTTCAGGATCGCCGCGATCGACTTGCGCTTGGCGAACCACTGGCGCCGGATGCGCGTCAGCAGCTTGGTCGCATCGGTCTTGTCCATCAGGATGGCGCGGGTGGACCAGCGATAGGGAAAGGCCAGCCGATTGAGCTCGTCGAGCAGGCCGGGCGTCGTTACAGTCGGAAACCCGGTGACGGTCAGGACGCGCAGATGCTGGTCGCCAAGACGCGGTTCGAGCCCGCCGGCGAGCGACTGATCGGCGAGCAGCGCATCCAAATACATCGGCGTCTCGGGAACACGGACGCGATGGCGCTTGGTGGAGACGCAGCCGTGGAGATAGGTCAGAGTCTCGGCGTCATCGAGCCAATGGCATTCGGGCATGAAGGCTTCGACCAGGTGCAGCACACGGTCGGTTCGGTCGGCGAATCCGGCCAGCACCTCATGCGGGTCGACGCCCTTGGTCTCGCGGCCCTCATAGAGCCAGCCCTCGGCGCGGGCGGCATCCTCGGCCGGCGGCAGATAAGTGAGGGTGAGAAAATAGCTGGATTCGAAATGCGCGCCGGCCTCCTCGAAGCTCGCCCGGCGCTCGGCGTCGACAAGCGCGGATGCGGCGTCGGGAAAGCGGCTGTCGGGATAGCTGTTCGATGGATGGCGTTGCGCCTCCACGAAGATCGCCCAGCCCGAGCCGAGACGGCGGAAGGCGTTGTTGAGGCGTCCCGCGACCGCGACGAGCTCGGCCGGGACAGCCGAATCGAGGTCCGGGCCGCGGAACCGCGCGGTGCGCTGGAAGCTCCCGTCCTTGTTGAGGACGATGCCTTGGCCGACCAGCGCCACCCAGGGCAGGAAATCGGCGAGGCGTGCGTTGCGATTGCGATATTCGGCGAGGTTCATCATGGACGGCTCCTCACGCTCAGACCGTCAGGTGCGCGGGAATGCGCAGGTGCCGGCGGCCGACTTCGATGAAGAGTGGGTCGCGCTTGGCAGCCCAGACGGCGGCGAGATGACCGATGGCCCAGATCGCGATGCCCGCGAGCCATAGCCGCAAGCCAAGCCCAATGGCGCCCGCGAGCGTGCCGTTCATGATGGCGATGGCGCGCGGCGCACCGCCGAGCAGGATCGGCTCGGTCAACGCCCGGTGGACCGGGACCGAGAAGCCGAGCAACTCGCCGCCCTGTTCGCCAAGGCCCGACATCAGACGAGCGCTCCGCCGCCGAAGGAGAAGAACGAAAGGAAGAAGGAGCTCGCTGCGAACGCGATCGACAGACCGAAGACGATCTGGATGAGGCGCCGGAAGCCGCCCGACGTGTCGCCGAAGGCGAGCGTCAGGCCGGTGATGATAATGATGATGACGGCGAGGATCTTGGCGACCGGCCCC contains:
- a CDS encoding TrbI/VirB10 family protein encodes the protein MNDIDDNKDESAPLTASPADTAEPMRLRGNPPRVTRLSRRVLAGIGLVAALGVGGALIYALQSPEDGVGSEELYSTENRSTADGLNELPRDYTGPVLGPALPGDLGRPILDAQERGRPVVPPTMNTPAVDPEEQRRLAEEEAARTSRVFFQTAPATANATPTPETVGLILGGQPPAAQNSDIAFLSGPVDRRTVAPDRVMPPASPYVLQAGSVIPAALITGIRSDLPGQITAQVTQHIYDSPTGSMLLIPQGTRIIGEYSNDVGFGQRRVLLVWNRLIFPNGRSIVLERQSGADTQGYAGLEDGVDYHWWDIAKAAALSTLLGVGTELAADDNDRLISAIRGGAQDTINDAGQQIVQRQLQIRPTLTIRPGFPVRVIVTRDLVLEPYGG
- the trbK-alt gene encoding putative entry exclusion protein TrbK-alt yields the protein MEGKNLVRIGAIVFVAFAITATVIELTRKDEPVRPVSTPALAPSADPLRAEQRRCQQMGEAAANEPECLRVWAETRDRFLGRSPSDSVQRDNEDQ
- a CDS encoding LysR family transcriptional regulator; translation: MLNLVWVRTFLALVKHKSFQASAEYLLIAQPTASSHIQKLEEQLGVLLFHRSRTGCEPTREAMNFLPYAQSILRVNERALAAVSGERLRIGASSNIGIYLLQPYVRSYLEGRDPTAFDMVIDRNPSIVEKLENVEIDVAVLEWWDNRDGCQVERWRSEPVVVIVPPDHPLASQDQIDPAQLSAFELLGGEPGTGTGRMLAKYFGDHAQMPRVSLQLGSTEAVKQAVKAGVGISLVLASAVSDEVRAGSLRALPFPDPPLRKDLFVAWRTGISGMPIPAFAQHLLNAHCN
- the trbG gene encoding P-type conjugative transfer protein TrbG; the protein is MSTIFRKPALPVFRKSVLMFVLLSASTLAGCATYRPPQISYDDSVPPLPTVQRPSTDERPRALHTPPAWTVARGGTDASTPTGQVESANAAARIEPRREGYYNAIQIYPWSEGALYQVYASPGQITNIALEPGEALTGAGPIAAGDTARWIIGDTTSGSGATRRVHILVKPTRPDITTNLVVTTDRRTYMIELRAEEEPYMPAVAWAYPQPPATQRATPATPTIPATSARHYRYGLQGDSPPWRPVSVFDDGRRVYIVFPAGIVQGEMPPLFVLGSDGEPEIVNSRIYRNILIVDRIFAAAELRLGSGDRQQTVRIVRIDGRPAS
- the trbF gene encoding conjugal transfer protein TrbF, producing the protein MSFFKRSSTHYGKSPGPETPYQRAAQVWDERIGSARVQARNWRCMAFGSLILSGGLAAALVWQSATGSIVPWVVQVDNLGQAQAVAPATADYQPTDPQIAFHLARFIEQVRSIPADAIVVRQNWLRAYEFTTDRGALALNDYARANDPFTRVGQNQVSVEVSSVIRASPNSFRVAWTERHFENGQLSVTERWTAILTIVIQPPRDAEKLRANPLGIYVNAINWSREMSQ
- a CDS encoding VirB3 family type IV secretion system protein — translated: MSGLGEQGGELLGFSVPVHRALTEPILLGGAPRAIAIMNGTLAGAIGLGLRLWLAGIAIWAIGHLAAVWAAKRDPLFIEVGRRHLRIPAHLTV
- a CDS encoding DUF2274 domain-containing protein, translated to MPDLRLGRLPKVGVVRMTIILPEPLKEELDQYAAEHSRLYEPVDTAALIPHMLEAFVRSDRGWRSRKAKGGRARQRGASPASSATRSGAEGDGSA
- the trbJ gene encoding P-type conjugative transfer protein TrbJ; the protein is MKTRKPHTRAARFAAALIAAPITALPMVLAPPAQAQWIVYDPTNYAQNVLQAARALEQINNQITSLQNQAQMLINQARNLASLPHSSLQQLQQAVGRTQSLLQEAQNIAFDVQQIDQAFQQNYRNIDLSTSEQQLVADARSRWENTVGGLQDAMRVQAGVVGNIETNRAQMSALVGQSQGATGALQATQAGNQLLALQAQQLADLTAVIAANGRAQALTDAERAAAAEQGRIQRERFLTPGTGYQPGNAQMFNNGN
- the trbL gene encoding P-type conjugative transfer protein TrbL; this encodes MGGTGVIDNFLGVFTSYIDSGFGLLGGEVAFIATTLIVIDVTLAALFWSWGADDDIIARLVKKTLFVGVFAYIIGNWNNLARIVFESFAGLGLMASGTGFTAADLMRPGRVAQTGLDAARPLLESISDLMGWVAFFENFIQIACLLFAWALVLLAFFILSIQLFITLIEFKLTTLAGFVLIPFGLFGKTAFMAERVLGNVISSGIKVLVLAVIIGIGSTLFSQFTAGFGGVTPTIDEAMAVVLAALSLLGLGIFGPGIANGIVSGGPQLGAGAAVGTGLAVGGAALAGVGAAGLAARGGGVALSGAAAAARGGVAAAGGAATAYSLGSAGQSGAAGVASGLGAVASTGARAAVSPLRRASANASGSLRQSFQAGGRAAFETTGGTVGNAGGAATAAAAPSPSSASDSPPDWAKRMKRSQRLSHGVQATAHAVRSGDSHGGASSVNLSEGNRS
- the trbE gene encoding conjugal transfer protein TrbE encodes the protein MMNLAEYRNRNARLADFLPWVALVGQGIVLNKDGSFQRTARFRGPDLDSAVPAELVAVAGRLNNAFRRLGSGWAIFVEAQRHPSNSYPDSRFPDAASALVDAERRASFEEAGAHFESSYFLTLTYLPPAEDAARAEGWLYEGRETKGVDPHEVLAGFADRTDRVLHLVEAFMPECHWLDDAETLTYLHGCVSTKRHRVRVPETPMYLDALLADQSLAGGLEPRLGDQHLRVLTVTGFPTVTTPGLLDELNRLAFPYRWSTRAILMDKTDATKLLTRIRRQWFAKRKSIAAILKEVMTNEASVLVDTDASNKAADADLALQELGADYAGVAYVTATVTVWDADPRVADEKLRLVEKVIQGRDFTAMPETINAVDAWLGSLPGHVYANVRQPPISTLNLAHMIPLSAVWAGPERDEHFAAPPLLFGKTEGSTPFRFSLHVGDVGHTLVVGPTGAGKSVLLALMALQFRRYASAHVFAFDFGGSIRAAALAMGGDWHDLGGGLTEGDEHSVSLQPLSRLEETAERAWAADWVVAILMREGVEITPEVKEYLWTALTSLASAPVEERTITGLAVLLQSNDLKQALKPYCVGGAYGRLLDSEVEHLGKASVQAFETEGLIGTGAAPAVLAYLFHRIEDRLDGSPTLIIIDEGWLALDDEGFAGQLREWLKTLRKKNASVVFATQSLSDIDGSPIAPAIIESCQTRLLLPNERAIEPQITAIYRRFGLNDRQIEILARATPKRDYYCQSRRGNRLFELGLSEVALALCATSAKTDQTAIARILTEHGRDEFLGAWLRHRGADWAADLIPDLSNLIPQAEKETLP
- a CDS encoding TrbC/VirB2 family protein codes for the protein MHQTLRNAYHRLAAATSVAVITLMTTPAAHASGSSMPWEAPLQSILESIEGPVAKILAVIIIIITGLTLAFGDTSGGFRRLIQIVFGLSIAFAASSFFLSFFSFGGGALV